One region of Thermoplasma sp. Kam2015 genomic DNA includes:
- a CDS encoding helix-turn-helix domain-containing protein — protein sequence MYYLTFSISSECGLSDAAYNTQSKLFILNVLTEDFKMNSVVAITRSDDIPGLKGHLIKDFNSLNISRQKKYSLIIGRKISHGIMGSIEKNGGMPIYPLLANDGVEVFQVLVLDKEKVDAILDAVSRYNHIESFDSMRLEASISIPAIMASSMSDIMFDLTDTEKNVLLNAYRMGYFSWPRGNDLSNLAAYLKMAKPTALYHLRNAEKKIMKMLFWH from the coding sequence ATGTATTATCTTACCTTCAGCATCTCCAGCGAATGCGGATTGTCCGATGCAGCTTACAATACCCAGTCGAAGCTATTCATCCTCAATGTGCTCACGGAGGATTTCAAAATGAATTCCGTTGTGGCCATAACCAGGTCTGATGACATACCAGGGCTCAAGGGCCATCTGATCAAGGATTTCAACTCTCTAAATATATCCAGACAGAAAAAATACAGCCTGATCATCGGCCGGAAGATTTCCCATGGTATAATGGGATCTATAGAAAAGAATGGAGGCATGCCCATCTATCCGTTGCTCGCAAACGATGGGGTAGAAGTATTTCAGGTCCTCGTACTGGATAAGGAGAAGGTAGATGCGATACTTGATGCGGTATCAAGATACAATCATATTGAAAGCTTTGATTCCATGAGGCTGGAGGCATCCATTTCAATACCAGCCATAATGGCTTCCAGCATGTCCGATATAATGTTCGATCTGACAGATACCGAAAAGAACGTTCTTTTAAACGCATACAGGATGGGTTATTTTTCATGGCCAAGAGGTAATGATCTCTCCAATCTAGCTGCTTACTTGAAGATGGCCAAGCCGACGGCTCTATATCACCTTAGAAATGCAGAGAAGAAGATAATGAAG
- a CDS encoding 3-isopropylmalate dehydratase, with translation MKGRVFLIGDNIDTDVIAPAGYLHLGIPALRDHVLEAVRPDFHTLARPGDIIVAGRNFGYGSSREQAPAVLKDVGISLILARSFARIFFRNSINIGLPLGIIKDMNGIKDGDIVNYDIKSGKLYDDSGNIIALFAGPSGPLSEILAEGGMVNFIKMKLGMK, from the coding sequence ATGAAGGGTAGGGTATTTCTGATCGGTGACAACATCGATACTGATGTCATCGCTCCAGCTGGATACCTGCATCTGGGTATTCCTGCATTGAGGGATCATGTCCTGGAGGCCGTAAGGCCAGATTTTCATACACTCGCTAGACCCGGAGACATAATCGTGGCGGGCAGGAATTTTGGATACGGTTCTTCAAGGGAACAGGCTCCTGCCGTACTGAAAGATGTTGGAATAAGCCTGATTCTGGCCAGATCATTTGCCAGGATATTCTTCCGTAACTCCATAAATATAGGGCTTCCGCTGGGTATCATAAAGGATATGAATGGCATAAAGGATGGAGATATTGTTAATTACGATATCAAATCGGGAAAGCTATACGATGATTCCGGGAACATAATCGCATTGTTTGCAGGACCGTCAGGTCCACTTTCGGAGATACTGGCTGAAGGTGGCATGGTAAACTTCATAAAAATGAAACTTGGAATGAAATGA